One Gossypium hirsutum isolate 1008001.06 chromosome A11, Gossypium_hirsutum_v2.1, whole genome shotgun sequence genomic window carries:
- the LOC107890889 gene encoding ribonucleoside-diphosphate reductase large subunit: protein MYVVKRDGRQEAVHFDKITARLKKLSYGLSIDHCDPVLVAQKVCAGVYKGVTTSQLDELAAETAAAMTANHPDYASLAARIVVSNLHKNTKKSFSETIKIMYNHFNERSGLKAPLIADDVYEIIMENAAWLDSEIIYDRDFDYDYFGFKTLERSYLLKVQGKVIERPQHMLMRVAVGIHKDDIDSAIKTYHMMSQRWFTHASPTLFNAGTPRPQLSSCFLVCMKDDSIEGIYETLKECAVISKSAGGIGVSVHNIRATGSYIRGTNGTSNGIVPMLRVFNDTARYVDQGGGKRKGAFAVYLEPWHADIFEFLDLRKNHGKEEHRARDLFYALWVPDLFMQRVQSSGQWSLFCPNEAPGLADCWGEEFEKLYIHYEKEGKAKKVVQAQNLWFEILKSQIETGTPYMLFKDTCNRKSNQQNLGTIKSSNLCTEIIEYTSPMETAVCNLASIALPRYVREKGVPLESHTSKLVGSRGSQNRFFDFDKLAEVTEIVTRNLNKIIDVNYYPVETAKRSNLRHRPIGIGVQGLADTFILLGMAFDSPEAQQLNRDIFETIYYHALKASSSLAEKDGPYETYAGCPVSKGILQPDMWGFTPSGRWDWTALRDMIAKNGVRNSLLLAPMPTASTSQILGNNECFEPYTSNIYSRRVLSGEFVVVNKHLLHDLTEMGLWSPVIKNNIIHEDGSVQNIPEVPHELKAIYRTVWEIKQKTLVDMAVDRGCFIDQSQSLNIHMDQPNFGKLTSLHFYAWSKGLKTGMYYLRSRAAADAIKFTVDTSMLKEKPKVADDDTKMAEMVCSLTNREECMACGS, encoded by the exons atgtATGTGGTTAAGAGAGACGGGAGGCAAGAGGCGGTCCATTTTGACAAGATTACCGCGAGGTTGAAGaagctcagctatggtcttagCATTGACCACTGCGATCCGGTGCTCGTCGCTCAGAAGGTTTGCGCTGGTGTTTACAAAGGGGTTACTACTAGCCAGCTTGATGAATTGGCTGCTGAAACTGCCGCTGCTATGACTGCTAACCACCCCGATTATGCTTCC TTGGCAGCCAGGATTGTTGTTTCGAATTTGCATAAAAATACTAAGAAATCATTCTCCGAGAC GATCAAGATCATGTACAATCATTTCAATGAGAGATCTGGACTGAAGGCTCCTTTGATTGCTGATGATGTTTATGAGATCATCATGGAG AATGCTGCTTGGTTGGATAGTGAGATCATATATGATCGTGACTTTGACTATGATTACTTTGGCTTCAAAACCTTGGAGAGGTCTTATCTCTTGAAAGTTCAAGGGAAGGTTATAGAAAGGCCTCAGCACATGTTAATGAGGGTTGCTGTTGGAATTCATAAGGATGACATTGATTCTGCTATAAAAACTTATCACATGATGTCTCAAAGATGGTTCACTCATGCTTCTCCCACTCTTTTCAATGCTGGCACTCCAAGGCCTCAA TTGAGCAGTTGCTTCTTGGTGTGCATGAAAGATGATAGTATTGAAGGAATATATGAAACTTTGAAGGAGTGTGCTGTTATCAGCAAATCAGCTGGAGGAATTGGTGTTTCTGTTCACAATATTCGAGCCACAGGTAGTTATATTCGTGGAACAAATGGTACATCTAATGGAATTGTCCCAATGCTGCGGGTGTTCAATGATACTGCTCGATATGTTGATCAAGGAGGAGGGAAAAGAAAAG GTGCTTTTGCTGTGTATTTGGAGCCATGGCATGCTgacatttttgagtttttggatctGAGGAAGAACCATGGAAAG GAAGAGCACCGGGCTCGTGATCTATTCTATGCTCTTTGGGTGCCTGATCTTTTTATGCAAAGGGTTCAAAGTAGTGGCCAATGGTCATTGTTCTGTCCTAATGAGGCTCCAGGCCTGGCAGATTGTTGGGGTGAAGAATTTGAAAAGCTGTATATTCATTATGAAAAAGAG GGCAAGGCAAAGAAGGTTGTCCAAGCACAGAACCTTTGGTTTGAGATCCTGAAATCACAGATTGAAACTGGGACCCCTTACATGCTATTTAAG GATACCTGCAATAGAAAAAGTAACCAGCAAAATCTTGGCACCATTAAATCTTCAAATTTGTGTACTGAGATAATTGAGTACACAAGTCCAATGGAAACAGCTGTGTGCAATCTGGCATCTATTGCACTACCTAGATATGTGAGGGAAAAG GGTGTTCCACTGGAGTCTCATACATCTAAGCTTGTTGGGAGTAGAGGATCTCAGAATAGATTTTTTGACTTTGATAAGCTGGCAGAG GTAACTGAAATTGTAACCAGAAATCTTAACAaaattattgatgttaattacTACCCTGTTGAAACTGCCAAAAGATCAAATTTGCGTCATAGGCCCATTGGTATTGGAGTTCAGGGTCTTGCAGACACATTCATCTTACTTGGCATGGCCTTTGATTCACCTGAG GCTCAACAGCTGAACAGGGACATTTTTGAGACCATATACTATCATGCTCTGAAAGCTTCTTCTAGTTTGGCAGAGAAAGATGGCCCCTATGAGACATATGCTGGCTGTCCTGTTAGTAAG GGCATTCTTCAGCCTGACATGTGGGGTTTTACTCCTTCAGGTCGGTGGGATTGGACTGCTCTTAGGGACATGATAGCCAAGAATGGAGTGAGAAATTCACTATTGTTAGCACCTATGCCAACTGCTTCAACTAGTCAGATTCTTGGGAATAATGAATGCTTTGAGCCATATACCTCCAATATTTATAGTCGCAGAGTTTTGAG TGGGGAGTTTGTAGTGGTAAACAAGCATCTTCTTCATGATTTAACTGAGATGGGTCTTTGGTCTCCTGTTATTAAGAACAACATAATACACGAGGATGGTTCTGTTCAGAATATTCCAGAAGTACCTCATGAGCTGAAAGCAATTTACAG GACTGTTTGGGAAATCAAGCAAAAGACACTGGTTGATATGGCTGTCGATCGTGGATGCTTCATAGACCAGAGCCAAAGCTTAAACATACATATGGACCAACCTAATTTTGGAAAACTAACTTCCTTGCACTTCTATGCCTGGTCTAAG GGTCTGAAGACTGGTATGTATTATCTAAGATCTCGAGCTGCAGCTGATGCAATCAAATTCACAGTTGATACTTCCATGCTTAAG GAAAAACCAAAGGTAGCAGATGATGATACAAAAATGGCAGAAATGGTTTGTTCCCTGACGAATCGTGAAGAGTGCATGGCTTGTGGGAGCTAA